The Clostridium chauvoei genome has a window encoding:
- a CDS encoding ABC transporter permease: protein MLKKSKKEESTKKNRFKTFKSNKELLLLTIPGAIWFLIFAYLPMFGVVVAFKDWRIHGGFLESLVKSEWVGFDNFKFLFQSSDAWLITKNTIAYNVVFIVLGIVIPVTLAILLKELLNKRGSKFYQSSMFLPYFLSWVVVSYCLYAFLSPEKGYINGLLTSFGMDKISWYTEPKFWPFIIIFMSQWKGIGYGTVVYLAAICGIDKTYYEAAIIDGASKWQQIKHITIPLLKPVLIIMFITAVGGMFKSDFGLFYQLPKNSGALYPVTNVIDTYVYRGLMNLGNIGMSSAASLYQSIVGLVLILVTNGIVRKVDNENAFF, encoded by the coding sequence ATGTTAAAAAAGTCAAAAAAAGAAGAGTCAACTAAGAAGAACAGATTTAAAACATTTAAGAGTAATAAAGAATTATTACTACTTACTATACCAGGAGCTATTTGGTTTCTAATATTCGCATATTTACCAATGTTTGGGGTGGTTGTAGCTTTTAAAGATTGGAGAATACATGGGGGATTCCTAGAGAGCTTAGTTAAAAGTGAATGGGTAGGATTTGATAATTTCAAGTTCTTATTCCAAAGTAGTGATGCTTGGCTAATAACAAAAAATACAATAGCTTATAATGTTGTATTTATAGTATTAGGGATAGTGATTCCAGTAACTCTTGCAATATTGTTAAAAGAGTTATTAAACAAAAGGGGATCAAAATTCTATCAAAGTTCAATGTTTTTACCATACTTTTTATCTTGGGTTGTAGTAAGTTATTGCTTATATGCATTCTTAAGCCCAGAAAAAGGATATATAAATGGACTTTTAACTTCATTTGGAATGGACAAGATATCTTGGTATACAGAACCTAAGTTTTGGCCATTTATCATAATATTTATGAGTCAATGGAAAGGAATTGGATATGGAACTGTTGTATATCTAGCAGCAATATGTGGTATAGATAAAACTTATTATGAAGCAGCAATAATTGATGGGGCTAGTAAGTGGCAACAAATTAAACATATAACAATCCCACTATTAAAACCAGTATTAATTATAATGTTTATAACTGCAGTTGGAGGAATGTTTAAATCAGACTTTGGATTATTCTATCAACTACCTAAAAACTCAGGAGCTTTATATCCAGTAACAAACGTTATAGACACTTACGTATATAGAGGACTTATGAATTTAGGTAATATAGGAATGAGTTCAGCAGCAAGTTTATACCAATCAATTGTAGGACTTGTGCTGATATTAGTAACAAATGGAATCGTTAGAAAAGTAGATAACGAAAACGCATTCTTCTAA
- a CDS encoding PBECR4 domain-containing protein, with amino-acid sequence MAKLNKKDVLKTIISSAKLYKKALSGKLSVNDFELRTDGTTELKLLVLPSLMDFKDHVRMIGEFEDCSPKLFTEVLAGNIQGALGFVHDNKGE; translated from the coding sequence ATGGCAAAGTTAAATAAAAAGGATGTTTTAAAAACAATAATTTCTTCTGCTAAACTTTATAAGAAGGCTCTTAGTGGTAAACTATCCGTTAATGATTTTGAATTACGAACTGATGGAACTACAGAATTAAAATTACTAGTTTTACCTAGCTTAATGGATTTTAAAGACCATGTTAGAATGATTGGTGAATTTGAGGATTGTAGTCCCAAATTATTTACTGAAGTTCTTGCAGGTAATATTCAAGGTGCATTAGGTTTTGTTCATGATAATAAAGGTGAATAA
- a CDS encoding DDE-type integrase/transposase/recombinase has protein sequence MDSIITYLITYNQYLIAIIGQLLLFISQHIPLNQMIFDDSNSPEYQKFKVDKLPTIIRFEKVDYILLLAYYKHKYNKTVKPAQRRNGKSIPKKTKCPKCGAPHEYIYDNNGSKGQFQCKVCGLTFKETNYTTKPIVFICPYCGATLTEQKQRKHFKIHKCNNSKCLYYQRNLKNLPKNIDPCDKYKYKLHYIYREFNINFLKLNPISKHATGFSFKKFSPHIMGLCLTYHVNCKMSILGYQVSDTRATDPCILTMRMAFDKFKDFSGKALNFVADGYSSYPLAKQQFELEKNKEFNLTQVIGLTNDDPVSEEFRWVEQVVERLNRTFKSSYRGTCGYGSDEGALYGFSLWVAYYNFLRPHPYNYWRPLNELKQLDGIDNMPAKWQILISLGQQTILHMQESQTS, from the coding sequence ATAGATTCAATTATAACTTATTTAATTACTTATAATCAATATTTAATTGCCATTATCGGTCAATTACTTTTATTCATCTCACAACATATTCCACTTAACCAGATGATATTTGATGATTCTAATAGCCCAGAATACCAAAAATTCAAAGTAGATAAGCTACCCACAATTATTAGATTTGAAAAAGTAGACTATATATTACTTTTAGCTTATTACAAACATAAATATAACAAGACCGTAAAACCCGCCCAAAGACGGAACGGGAAGTCTATCCCTAAAAAAACTAAATGTCCTAAGTGTGGTGCACCACATGAATATATATACGATAACAATGGCAGTAAAGGACAGTTTCAATGTAAAGTTTGTGGTCTTACATTTAAAGAAACTAATTACACAACTAAACCAATAGTATTTATATGTCCTTATTGCGGTGCTACGCTTACGGAACAAAAGCAACGCAAGCACTTTAAAATACATAAATGTAATAATTCTAAATGCTTATACTATCAAAGAAATCTTAAGAATCTTCCAAAGAATATTGATCCTTGTGATAAATACAAGTATAAGCTTCATTACATATATCGTGAATTTAATATTAACTTCTTAAAACTAAATCCAATATCAAAACATGCTACCGGATTTAGTTTTAAGAAGTTTAGCCCGCATATAATGGGACTATGCTTGACTTATCACGTTAATTGTAAAATGTCTATTCTAGGTTATCAAGTATCTGATACAAGAGCTACTGACCCTTGTATACTAACAATGCGTATGGCTTTTGATAAGTTTAAAGACTTCTCTGGAAAAGCTTTAAACTTTGTTGCCGATGGTTACAGTTCATATCCGTTAGCGAAGCAACAATTTGAATTAGAAAAAAATAAAGAATTTAATCTAACTCAAGTTATCGGACTTACTAACGATGATCCAGTATCTGAAGAATTTCGTTGGGTTGAGCAAGTTGTAGAGCGTTTAAACCGTACCTTTAAATCTTCCTACAGGGGTACCTGTGGTTATGGAAGTGATGAAGGTGCTCTTTATGGCTTCTCCCTTTGGGTTGCTTATTACAATTTCTTACGCCCGCATCCTTACAATTACTGGCGTCCTTTAAACGAATTAAAGCAACTAGATGGTATTGACAATATGCCTGCAAAGTGGCAAATTCTTATCAGTCTCGGTCAACAAACCATATTACATATGCAAGAATCACAAACTTCTTGA
- a CDS encoding ABC transporter permease: protein MKKNINTLLTLGFSIALFTISFIISSNYINIKYVIDENKFNDTFSYLDIHLQTPLSLLESNKLLKSIGINKYATQPSLVVNRIGETDYANKLIGVSENFNIEDYFNIEWLSNGKNDFYNRTDVVIIGNSLMQALNKLNSSTEYIEIQGENRKIAGVLKDSQYASFMTFMPIEYLRKENELSNIIQCFVDKNTNIAFGNLKGAIHNSPAKNVLKFAIDKSMTIEGEIVDIILGILTIVIFSICYVQINKRKFSIMRLVGAKQKHILYEYIRCLLPMFSIAFFIAIYFSSITINYISNNIDDIFFKVDLINICMTGIIGFILILLTSLLCMINTLRFRILEDIR from the coding sequence ATGAAAAAAAATATTAACACTCTACTTACACTTGGTTTTTCTATAGCACTTTTTACAATTAGCTTTATAATTAGTTCAAATTATATAAATATAAAATATGTTATAGATGAAAATAAGTTTAATGATACTTTTAGCTACTTAGATATACACCTTCAAACTCCATTAAGTTTACTTGAATCTAATAAATTATTAAAATCTATCGGAATTAATAAATACGCTACACAACCATCCTTAGTTGTGAATAGAATTGGTGAAACGGATTATGCAAATAAACTAATTGGAGTATCTGAAAATTTTAATATAGAAGATTATTTTAATATAGAATGGCTTTCAAATGGGAAAAATGATTTTTATAATAGAACGGATGTTGTAATTATTGGTAATTCATTAATGCAAGCTTTAAATAAACTAAACAGTTCAACAGAATACATAGAGATTCAAGGTGAAAACCGTAAAATTGCAGGAGTATTAAAAGATTCACAATATGCTTCATTTATGACATTTATGCCAATTGAATATCTTAGAAAAGAAAATGAATTGTCTAATATAATCCAATGTTTTGTTGATAAAAATACAAATATTGCATTTGGAAATTTAAAAGGAGCAATTCATAATAGCCCTGCTAAAAATGTATTAAAATTTGCAATTGATAAATCAATGACTATTGAAGGTGAAATAGTAGATATAATTTTAGGAATACTTACAATAGTAATTTTTAGTATATGTTATGTTCAAATAAATAAAAGAAAATTTTCTATAATGCGATTAGTTGGTGCAAAGCAAAAACATATCTTATATGAATACATAAGATGTTTATTACCAATGTTTTCAATAGCATTTTTTATTGCAATATATTTTTCAAGTATAACAATAAATTATATCAGTAATAATATAGATGATATTTTCTTTAAAGTAGACTTAATTAACATTTGTATGACAGGTATTATCGGATTTATATTAATTTTATTAACATCTTTATTATGTATGATTAATACTTTAAGATTTAGAATTTTGGAGGATATAAGATAA
- a CDS encoding ABC transporter permease yields MKDKLFFTFRKDKVINIILIIQLTLSIFCIYNFLTTFFFKTEYTKLYNSSYDIENGIIIKFTPANISGQNVNPLPILKSLEKNNIKGGIMLEMPDEKYSIPLKTLNISPKLLMNREEYIFGDNTAILPIKMNYTSLNRHSDKINGQIEENMWKIEGNTIPVVVGVNFSNKFKIGDIIKFNGNDFHIIGVMSESILYQTHYDSILTAKDTSGKFIIPIEDKDYTSSYNNDPIIISNSDITSVETALKDFSNLFEIRNYGEDYEWFSKEIKYDLFKKNIRTLILMLATIGSLFITLLIKILSSKDRFGILYSLGFKQKEINNIFILEFSPILYIIIITSFILTNTVGKFSFRRFLVQNKVCYWGVSISIVILLIIICFKFIFNKINKLSPKEMMEDFNK; encoded by the coding sequence ATGAAAGATAAACTTTTTTTTACTTTTAGAAAAGATAAAGTAATAAATATAATACTAATAATCCAATTAACATTATCTATATTTTGTATCTATAATTTTTTAACAACATTCTTTTTCAAAACTGAATATACAAAATTATATAATTCAAGCTATGATATTGAAAATGGAATAATAATAAAATTTACTCCTGCTAATATTTCAGGACAAAATGTAAATCCATTACCTATATTAAAAAGCTTAGAAAAAAATAATATAAAAGGTGGCATTATGCTTGAAATGCCTGATGAAAAATATAGTATACCTCTTAAAACGTTAAACATTAGTCCTAAATTGTTGATGAATAGAGAAGAATATATATTTGGAGATAATACAGCTATTCTGCCTATTAAAATGAATTATACATCATTAAATAGACATAGTGATAAAATAAATGGTCAAATCGAAGAAAATATGTGGAAAATTGAAGGAAATACTATTCCAGTAGTTGTTGGAGTTAATTTTTCTAATAAATTTAAAATTGGAGATATAATTAAATTCAACGGAAATGATTTTCACATTATAGGTGTTATGTCAGAAAGTATACTATATCAAACACACTATGATAGTATTTTAACTGCTAAAGATACTAGTGGAAAATTTATTATACCTATTGAAGATAAAGACTATACTTCAAGTTATAACAATGATCCTATAATCATCTCAAATAGTGATATAACAAGTGTTGAAACTGCATTGAAAGATTTTTCAAATTTATTTGAAATAAGAAATTATGGAGAAGACTATGAATGGTTTTCTAAAGAAATTAAATATGATCTTTTTAAAAAAAATATTAGGACACTAATTTTGATGTTAGCAACAATAGGGTCATTGTTCATTACATTATTGATAAAAATTCTATCTAGTAAAGATAGATTTGGAATTTTATATTCTTTAGGATTTAAACAAAAAGAAATTAATAATATATTCATTTTAGAATTTAGTCCAATTCTATATATAATAATCATTACTAGCTTTATTTTAACTAATACTGTTGGCAAATTTTCTTTCAGAAGATTTTTAGTACAAAATAAAGTCTGTTATTGGGGAGTATCTATTTCTATAGTAATTCTATTAATTATAATTTGTTTCAAATTTATTTTTAATAAAATAAATAAATTATCACCTAAGGAAATGATGGAGGATTTTAATAAATGA
- a CDS encoding ABC transporter ATP-binding protein: MITLLNIEKIYGKNENQTIALKNINLQINEGDFISIMGSSGCGKSTLLNILGMIDKPTKGDYIFENQKINFNNINSLSEIRNTKISFIFQNFALINDMTVLNNCLLPLKFRKGKKSDKHNLIDKYLSELGILNIKNKLIKELSGGQQQRVAIARALVQDTKIILADEPTGALDEENSIKILEIFKLLNEKYKKTIILVTHDLDVSKYAHTTYIIKDGKFISNSKDFILNE, encoded by the coding sequence ATGATTACACTACTTAATATTGAAAAAATATATGGTAAAAATGAAAATCAAACAATAGCTCTAAAAAATATAAATTTACAAATTAATGAAGGAGATTTTATATCTATAATGGGTTCATCAGGTTGTGGTAAAAGTACTCTTTTAAATATACTAGGTATGATAGACAAGCCAACTAAAGGAGATTATATATTTGAAAATCAAAAAATCAACTTTAATAATATAAACTCATTATCAGAGATTAGAAATACAAAAATATCCTTTATTTTTCAAAACTTTGCTTTAATAAATGATATGACTGTTTTAAATAATTGTTTACTACCTTTAAAATTTAGAAAAGGAAAAAAATCTGATAAACATAACTTAATTGATAAATATCTATCAGAACTTGGAATTCTTAATATAAAAAATAAATTAATAAAAGAATTATCTGGAGGTCAACAGCAAAGGGTTGCTATTGCTAGAGCTTTAGTTCAAGATACTAAAATAATTTTAGCTGATGAGCCAACAGGTGCTTTAGATGAGGAAAATAGTATAAAAATATTAGAAATATTCAAATTATTAAACGAAAAATATAAGAAAACAATTATATTAGTAACACATGATCTAGATGTTTCAAAGTATGCACATACTACTTATATAATAAAAGACGGAAAATTTATTAGTAATTCTAAAGATTTCATATTAAATGAGTAA
- a CDS encoding DDE-type integrase/transposase/recombinase, which yields MDSIITYLITYNQYLIAIIGQLLLFISKHIPLNQMIFDDSNSPEYQKFKVDKLPTIIRFEKVDYILLLAYYKHKYNKTVKPVQRRNGKSIPKKTKCPKCGAPHEYIYDNNGSKGQFQCKVCGLTFKETNHTTKPIVFICPYCGATLTEQKQRKHFKIHKCNNSKCLYYQRNLKNLPKNIDPCDKYKYKLHYIYREFNINFFKMDLYPISKHATGFSFKKFSPHIMGLCLTYHVNCKMSTRQTAHVLKEVHGIKISHRTVANYALTAAAVIKPFVDTFDYKPSKILSADETYIKVKGIKHYVWIVMDACKRSILGYQVSDTRDTGPCILAMRMAFDKFKDFPGKALNFVADGYSSYPLAKQQFELEKNKEFNLTQVIGLTNDDPVSEEFRWVKQVVERLNRTFKSSYRGTCGYGSDEGALYGFSLWVAYYNFLRPHPYNYWRPLNELKQLDGIDNMSAKWQILISLGQQTILHMQESQTS from the coding sequence ATGGATTCAATTATAACTTATTTAATTACTTATAATCAATATTTAATTGCCATTATCGGTCAATTACTTTTATTCATCTCAAAACATATTCCACTTAACCAGATGATATTTGATGATTCTAATAGTCCAGAATACCAAAAATTCAAAGTAGATAAGCTACCCACAATTATTAGATTTGAAAAGGTAGACTATATATTACTTTTAGCTTATTACAAACATAAATATAACAAGACCGTAAAACCCGTCCAAAGACGGAACGGGAAGTCTATCCCTAAAAAAACTAAATGTCCTAAGTGTGGTGCACCACATGAATATATATACGATAACAATGGCAGTAAAGGACAGTTTCAATGTAAAGTTTGTGGTCTTACATTTAAAGAAACTAATCACACAACTAAACCAATAGTATTTATATGTCCTTATTGCGGTGCTACGCTTACGGAACAAAAGCAACGCAAGCACTTTAAAATACATAAATGCAATAATTCTAAATGCTTATACTATCAAAGAAATCTTAAGAATCTTCCAAAGAATATTGATCCTTGTGATAAATACAAGTATAAGCTTCATTACATATATCGTGAATTTAATATTAACTTCTTTAAAATGGATCTATATCCAATATCAAAACATGCTACCGGATTTAGTTTTAAGAAGTTTAGCCCGCATATAATGGGACTATGCTTGACTTATCACGTTAATTGTAAAATGTCTACAAGACAAACAGCTCATGTTTTAAAAGAAGTTCATGGAATAAAAATTTCACATAGAACTGTTGCTAATTATGCTCTAACAGCAGCTGCTGTTATTAAGCCGTTTGTTGATACCTTTGATTACAAACCCTCTAAAATACTTTCTGCCGATGAAACTTATATAAAAGTAAAAGGCATTAAGCATTATGTCTGGATTGTAATGGATGCTTGTAAAAGGTCTATTCTAGGTTATCAAGTATCTGATACAAGAGATACTGGCCCTTGTATACTAGCAATGCGTATGGCTTTTGATAAGTTTAAAGACTTCCCTGGAAAAGCTTTAAACTTCGTTGCCGATGGTTACAGTTCATATCCGTTAGCGAAGCAACAATTTGAATTAGAAAAAAATAAAGAATTTAATCTAACTCAAGTTATCGGACTTACTAACGATGATCCAGTATCTGAAGAATTTCGTTGGGTTAAGCAAGTTGTAGAGCGTTTAAACCGTACCTTTAAATCTTCCTACAGGGGTACCTGTGGTTATGGAAGTGATGAAGGTGCTCTTTATGGCTTCTCCCTTTGGGTTGCTTATTACAACTTCTTACGCCCGCATCCTTACAATTACTGGCGTCCTTTAAACGAATTAAAGCAACTAGATGGTATTGACAATATGTCTGCAAAGTGGCAAATTCTTATCAGTCTCGGTCAACAAACCATATTACATATGCAAGAATCACAAACTTCTTGA
- a CDS encoding DUF4362 domain-containing protein codes for MWKFFKREKRQVDAIIDSIGIVDNKLPICNFFDNVILGKPDSIKVLTHTIEGEPVFRIITYDGNKIKMTQIYNDRTEVFIGDNFKKEKNNKLIEYNLYEKEKFIIRLLFYRN; via the coding sequence ATGTGGAAATTTTTTAAAAGAGAAAAAAGGCAGGTTGACGCAATCATAGATTCTATTGGTATTGTTGATAATAAGTTACCAATATGTAATTTTTTTGACAATGTTATTTTAGGTAAACCAGATTCTATAAAAGTTTTAACACACACAATAGAGGGAGAGCCAGTATTTAGAATAATAACATATGATGGTAATAAAATTAAAATGACTCAAATTTACAATGATAGAACAGAGGTTTTTATTGGTGATAATTTTAAGAAAGAAAAAAATAATAAATTAATCGAATATAATTTATATGAAAAAGAAAAATTTATAATAAGATTATTGTTTTACAGAAATTAA